Proteins encoded by one window of Lathyrus oleraceus cultivar Zhongwan6 chromosome 1, CAAS_Psat_ZW6_1.0, whole genome shotgun sequence:
- the LOC127080835 gene encoding protein LIGHT-DEPENDENT SHORT HYPOCOTYLS 10 produces the protein MSISMQNDTVQASSSSSRPGATADHPSVVAPLSRYESQKKRDWNTFGQYLRNQTPPVSLSQCNFNHVLEFLRYLDQFGKTKVHLHGCIFFGQPDPPAPCTCPLRQAWGSLDALIGRLRAAYEEHGGSPENNPFGTGAIRVYLREVKECQSKARGIPYTKKKKKRSQIKGTHNNSSKSFKQLAS, from the coding sequence ATGTCCATCTCAATGCAAAACGACACCGTTCAAGCCTCCTCATCTTCATCAAGACCTGGTGCCACCGCCGATCACCCATCGGTGGTAGCTCCTTTAAGCCGCTACGAATCGCAAAAGAAACGTGACTGGAACACGTTTGGACAGTACTTAAGAAACCAAACACCTCCGGTTTCTTTGTCTCAGTGCAACTTCAACCATGTGCTTGAGTTTCTTCGTTACTTGGATCAATTTGGAAAGACTAAGGTTCACTTACACGGTTGTATCTTTTTCGGACAACCCGATCCGCCTGCGCCGTGCACTTGTCCGTTGAGACAAGCTTGGGGGAGTCTCGATGCACTCATCGGACGCCTTAGAGCCGCTTACGAAGAACACGGTGGTTCGCCGGAGAATAATCCGTTCGGAACTGGAGCTATTCGAGTTTATCTTCGGGAAGTTAAGGAGTGTCAATCAAAAGCTAGAGGGATTCCTTacacaaagaaaaagaagaagaggagTCAAATTAAGGGCACTCATAATAATTCTTCTAAGTCCTTCAAGCAATTAGCTTCATGA